Within the Candidatus Bathyarchaeota archaeon genome, the region GTAGCCATAACCATGGTATAGATCTACAAGTACCCCTATGAGCCATGGGGCCGTCAAGGAACCGACCTGGCCGATGAGGTTTATTACACCCACGCTTGTCCCAGCCGCCTCTAGACCGAGCCTATCGACGGGTATCGTGAAGTATATGGACTCAGACATCTCCATAAGGAAACATGCCGCGAACAGTATGACGAGGCTCGTGGCTAAGTCTGCGCTCATAGCTAGGGCCAGCATGAAAACTCCCATGGCTGTGAGCGAGAGTATGGCTACCTTAGTCCTACTCCCCATTTTATCCGACAAATACCCTCCTAGGGGCATGGAGACTAACCCGGTTAGGGTTATACATCCTGTTAACAAAGCCGCGTAGCCTAAGTCGACTGTGTATGTCTCAACCAACAGTGTTGGAAGCCAATAGATCAACCCCTCAAAAGAATATTTCCAGAAGAAGTACGAAACCGCTGTCTTCTGGACACCGCTGTCTTTCAAGACTTTAGTAAAAAGCTCCCCTTTCCATAAACCTTCTTCACGGTCCGTCGTATTTTTGACCGCCGGCTCCTTGACCAGGACCACCAGCAGAGCGGTTAAAGTTAAGAGTATAACCGCTGGAACCATAAAGACCATCCTCCAGCCGTAGGATTGGAGTATGAGCCCTGAAACCACTAGGGCTAGAAATGAGCCTAGCGCGGTCGACGATGTGAGAAAGCCCATGGCAACCCCCCTTCTTTCACGGGGAAAATACTCGGATACGAGCTTCGAGCTTGAGGGCCATCCGGCTCCTTGACCTATGCCGCATAAAAGCCTCGCGACGGCTAGTGGATGGTACGACGAGGCTAAGCCGGATAGATACCCTGCGGCCGACGTTAGGAGGTTTCCTAACACTAGGGTTCTTTTACCGCCTTTCACGTCTGCAAGCCAGCCCGACGGTATCTGCGTAGCGGCGTAGGCTATGAAGAAAAAGG harbors:
- a CDS encoding MFS transporter, which produces MSEGKRIAALVAIWLSYVGLYLNRRNISVAIPAIMDYMGLTHAEAGLLVTFFFIAYAATQIPSGWLADVKGGKRTLVLGNLLTSAAGYLSGLASSYHPLAVARLLCGIGQGAGWPSSSKLVSEYFPRERRGVAMGFLTSSTALGSFLALVVSGLILQSYGWRMVFMVPAVILLTLTALLVVLVKEPAVKNTTDREEGLWKGELFTKVLKDSGVQKTAVSYFFWKYSFEGLIYWLPTLLVETYTVDLGYAALLTGCITLTGLVSMPLGGYLSDKMGSRTKVAILSLTAMGVFMLALAMSADLATSLVILFAACFLMEMSESIYFTIPVDRLGLEAAGTSVGVINLIGQVGSLTAPWLIGVLVDLYHGYGYALMLLGISAFLGVIPLAILRPSGKTE